TGCCTTCTCATCCCTGCGTCCACCTGTCTTCAGGTGTGTGAAGCCTCCTGGCTGGTTCCAGGTTGCTTACCTTTTGGGCTGGGAGGTTCAGTCAGAGCCCATGGTCTTTGGGGACTGGGTAGCAGGCAGCAGGTGCACAGAGGCCCAGCTGATCGCACGTCTTCCCCAGCAGATCTCGTTCCTTGGGGGCCTGGCACTGAACGAGGGGGTCAACTGGCTGATCAAAAACGTCATCCAGGAGCCACGGCCCTGTGGAGGTAGGGCCTGGGCCACGAGGGCCTGAGGGTCCCCCAGGTCGGGGTGTTACTGGGAGGAGGTCCGCATCCTCCCGTGATGCCCTGgtctcctctctctcccaggccccCACACAGCAGTGGGCACCAAATACGGGATGCCCTCCAGCCATTCCCAGTTTATGTGGTTCTTCTCCGTCtattccttccttttcctgtATTTAAGGTGAGCTTCTTCCCTGGCCGGGGTGGCCCTGAactggcccaggctgggctctgCCAGGGACTCACTGCTAGCCCTTCAGATGCccctggggtgggaggggctgcAGCCGAGGCAGAAGGCACCCAGGGAGCATTTGGATGGGGCCAGGGACTGTTTGggaggcctgggctgggctgtgggCTGAGGCCATCTGGCGGGCCTGTTTTCCCAGAATGCACCAAACAAACAACGCCAGGTTCCTGGACTTGCTGTGGAGGCACGTGCTCTCCCTAGGGCTCCTCGCCGCGGCCTTCCTAGTCTCCTACAGTAGGTATGGAGGAGGGAGAGCCCCTGCCTGCCCCTGCACATGTGGGTCCTGCTGATTCCTGGTCCCTGTCGGGCCCCACTATGGACCCTAGTCCCAGAGCCTATAGGACGGGACTGGGAAAGGGGTCTCAGAACTCTAGTTTGAAAAGGACAGGGCTCTAGCTGCCCTTTCTAGCCCAGTCGCCACTGAGCCCAAGATTCTGGGGCTAACTCCGTGTATTAGCCATCTAGTCCCTATTCCGGAGGAGCCCACCGTAGACAAATCCAGAGGTCAAGGGCTGGACAGGTGGCAGCAGATCCCAGCCGGCCCTTCACGGCTACAGATGGGAGCACTGCAGTTGGGGTCCAGCGCCCTCCCTCCTGGAAGTGGATCTGAGGCTGTGCCCTTGGAGTCAGTGTCCTGCCGGTGTGTCGGTGTGTCTCCACATGTGTGGGTACAGGTCCCTGGGAAGCTGGCACGTGGGCTTGGAGGATTGTACGGGCCTGTCTCTGCCTGGCTCTCACGTACTTCCTTTCTGGCCTTGTCCCAGGGTCTACCTACTGTACCACACCTGGAGCCAGGTGCTCTATGGAGGCATCGCTGGAGGCCTCATGGCCGTCGCCTGGTTCATCTTCACCCAGGAGGTCCTCACCCCGCTGTTCCCCAGGATAGCAGCCTGGTAAC
The sequence above is a segment of the Saimiri boliviensis isolate mSaiBol1 chromosome 2, mSaiBol1.pri, whole genome shotgun sequence genome. Coding sequences within it:
- the DOLPP1 gene encoding dolichyldiphosphatase 1 isoform X1, whose amino-acid sequence is MAADGQCSLPASWRPVTLTHVEYPAGDLSGHLLAYLSLGPVFVIVGFVTLIIFKRELHTISFLGGLALNEGVNWLIKNVIQEPRPCGGPHTAVGTKYGMPSSHSQFMWFFSVYSFLFLYLRMHQTNNARFLDLLWRHVLSLGLLAAAFLVSYSRVYLLYHTWSQVLYGGIAGGLMAVAWFIFTQEVLTPLFPRIAAWPISEFFLIRDTSLIPNVLWFEYTVTRAEARNRQRKLGTKLQ
- the DOLPP1 gene encoding dolichyldiphosphatase 1 isoform X2; amino-acid sequence: MAADGQCSLPASWRPVTLTHVEYPAGDLSGHLLAYLSLGPVFVIVGFVTLIIFKRELHTISFLGGLALNEGVNWLIKNVIQEPRPCGGPHTAVGTKYGMPSSHSQFMWFFSVYSFLFLYLRVYLLYHTWSQVLYGGIAGGLMAVAWFIFTQEVLTPLFPRIAAWPISEFFLIRDTSLIPNVLWFEYTVTRAEARNRQRKLGTKLQ